In Fusarium falciforme chromosome 10, complete sequence, a single genomic region encodes these proteins:
- a CDS encoding MFS domain-containing protein, translating to MEKTHATDDHVALEAQAEYKHLDQAPSKISSEQDQDHGFTPEEQKSIIRRIDRRLVVTVGAMYCVSLMDRTNMSAANIAGMSVELNLIGFRYNICNLVFFIPYILFQPPSTILIRKVGPRIHLALITMCWGAVMIGMGFVKKFPQLAALRAVLGVFEAGFFPSCVYLLSTWYTRYEVGKRYSVFYLLGCVASAFSGILAYGLMQLNGREGLTGWRWIFIIEGALTVALGIAGYWLLVDFPDSKRKSWSFLGQRERDWVVSRIHRDRGDTEVPPFQLGKFLGGARDWKVWAYALIFFDTTTITYALAYTLPIILVGNMGFSVGEAQCLVAPPYAFAGIVMFATAWVGDKYHIRGPIIIFNMILCLIGLPIMGWATNANVRYFGVFLVTAGANSNIPASMSFQANNIRGQWKRALCSATLVGFGGVGGIAGSLVFREQDKLTGYKPGMWACIACSLLSIVLVLLCDFEFKRSNAKADRGEKVLEAYDDDASPDFRYTY from the exons ATGGAAAAGACGCACGCTACCGATGACCACGTCGCGCTCGAGGCGCAGGCAGAGTACAAGCACCTCGACCAGGCTCCAAGCAAGATCAGCTCCGAGCAGGATCAGGATCATGGCTTCACTCCCGAGGAGCAGAAGAGCATCATACGGCGCATTGACCGCCGTCTTGTTGTCACTGTGGGAGCCATGTACTGCGTCTCCCTCATGGATCGAACCAACATGAGCGCCGCCAACATTGCCGGCATGAGTGTTGAGCTGAACCTCATTGGCTTTCGATAC AACATTTGCaacctcgtcttcttcatcccctACATCCTCTTCCAGCCTCCCTCCACGATCCTCATTCGCAAAGTCGGCCCGCGCATTCACCTGGCCCTCATCACCATGTGCTGGGGAGCCGTCATGATCGGCATGGGTTTCGTCAAGAAGTTTCCTCAGCTTGCTGCTCTCAGAGCGGTCCTCGGTGTCTTCGAGGCTGGCTTCTTCCCCAGCTGTGTCTATCTCCTGAGCACATGGTACACACGAT ATGAGGTTGGTAAGCGATATTCCGTCTTTTACCTCCTCGGCTGTGTTGCCTCCGCCTTTTCCGGTATTCTCGCCTACGGT CTCATGCAGCTCAACGGTCGTGAGGGTCTCACGGGCTGGCGCtggatcttcatcatcgaagGTGCCCTCACCGTGGCCCTGGGCATCGCCGGTTACTGGCTCCTCGTCGATTTCCCCGACTCGAAGCGAAAGTCTTGGTCCTTCCTCGGCCAGCGTGAGAGAGACTGGGTCGTCAGCCGTATCCATCGTGACCGTGGCGATACCGAGGTCCCCCCTTTCCAGCTTGGCAAGTTCCTCGGTGGTGCCAGGGACTGGAAGGTTTGGGCTTATGCTCTCATCTTCTTTGataccaccaccatcacttATGCCCTCGCTTACACGCTCCCCATTATTCTCGTCGGCAACATGGGTTTCAGCGTTGGTGAGGCTCAGTGTCTCGTAGCTCCCCCCTACGCTTTCGCCGGTATCGTCATGTTCGCAACAGCCTGGGTCGGCGACAAGTACCACATCCGCggtcccatcatcatcttcaacatGATTCTCTGCCTCATCGGCCTCCCCATCATGGGCTGGGCGACCAACGCCAACGTCCGCTACTTTggcgtcttcctcgtcactgCCGGTGCCAACAGCAACATCCCCGCGTCCATGTCTTTCCAGGCCAACAACATCCGTGGTCAGTGGAAGCGCGCTCTCTGCAGCGCCACGCTCGTGGGTTTCGGCGGCGTGGGCGGCATCGCGGGTAGTCTCGTGTTCCGCGAGCAGGACAAGCTGACGGGGTACAAGCCGGGCATGTGGGCGTGCATCGCGTGCTCTCTTCTGTCCATCGTGCTGGTGCTTCTGTGTGATTTCGAGTTCAAGAGGTCCAACGCCAAGGCGGATAGGGGTGAGAAGGTGCTCGAGGCTTATGAT GACGATGCTTCGCCTGATTTCCGGTATACCTACTAA
- a CDS encoding Glyco-hydro-32N domain-containing protein — protein MRSILPVPTPPPETCPYSRPSSTEASADVIPLLVDDTYHVFHLTTPPSTRHHPERLRSSWSRLRSTNLVEWTRDQDFVLSPGESDLDADADGAWTGSAILGPDENMNIFYTGYNLSQNGRQTILRIKATDRHGSRFQRPAKPITILGEGLTKFEEIDFRDPFVMYNRSEGRYWMLVGTRLSSGPYWSRGCIALLTSPDLEAWTVAPEPLYAPNDVFCPECPELFSLPNGKWYLVYSRFHAPNAGTVYRIADTPRGPFRVPRDGSHGRLDGRRWYAAKSCPKAGNPDKRVCFGWIGDYVDDENKWLWGGDLGVTRVMWADTNACLRIDASQEFRSYIWQTSRPVSPSNAAPNLYLCSLGSTATHFPELGSAEWRRDLIVDFKVAACDAHSFGVMLQTDGSGKGHRLQFSPSGNGLFSVSLITDFPPLDDFWADQYRLHLPRPIDGPELVRHESVSLVDGVFLFLRGQLVEAFCGGRALSFRLPIPASWTENCQKDVRRFGWFVEDGMVDIVDMCMRHSMGLKDLSVESDNGLEDAE, from the coding sequence ATGCGATCCATCCTTCCAGTCCcaactcctcctccagaGACTTGTCCTTACTCTCGACCTTCTTCAACTGAAGCCTCTGCCGATGTCATTCCTCTACTCGTCGACGACACATACCACGTCTTTCACCTTACCACGCCTCCTTCGACAAGACATCATCCCGAGCGTCTAAGATCATCATGGTCGCGACTGCGATCAACAAACCTTGTCGAATGGACAAGGGACCAGGACTTTGTCCTGTCGCCTGGGGAGTCTGATCTCGATGCTGACGCCGATGGGGCATGGACGGGCTCTGCCATACTCGGTCCGGACGAGAATATGAACATCTTTTATACTGGCTACAACCTATCCCAAAACGGCCGACAGACGATACTGCGAATAAAGGCGACGGATCGACACGGGTCGAGATTCCAAAGGCCCGCGAAGCCTATAACGATCCTCGGTGAGGGGCTCACAAAGTTCGAGGAAATTGACTTTCGCGATCCCTTTGTCATGTACAACCGGAGTGAAGGTCGATATTGGATGCTCGTGGGTACTCGTCTCTCTAGCGGCCCGTACTGGAGTCGCGGGTGCATTGCCCTGCTCACGTCTCCCGACCTCGAAGCCTGGACGGTAGCTCCAGAGCCGCTGTACGCACCCAATGACGTCTTCTGCCCCGAGTGTCCAGAGCTCTTCTCTCTGCCGAATGGCAAATGGTATCTCGTATACTCGCGGTTCCACGCCCCCAACGCCGGCACCGTTTACCGCATCGCCGACACCCCCCGGGGACCGTTCCGTGTTCCACGAGACGGCTCCCACGGTCGCCTCGACGGTCGACGCTGGTACGCGGCCAAGTCGTGTCCCAAGGCGGGCAATCCAGACAAGAGGGTTTGCTTCGGCTGGATCGGGGACTATGTTGACGACGAGAACAAGTGGCTCTGGGGCGGCGATCTCGGCGTCACCAGGGTCATGTGGGCAGACACAAACGCGTGTCTCCGCATAGACGCCTCGCAAGAGTTTAGGAGCTACATCTGGCAGACCTCAAGACCTGTGTCTCCCAGCAACGCAGCTCCAAACCTTTACCTCTGCTCCCTCGGGTCGACGGCCACGCACTTTCCAGAGCTGGGCTCTGCGGAGTGGAGGAGAGATCTCATAGTGGACTTTAAAGTTGCGGCTTGTGACGCTCACAGCTTTGGGGTCATGCTTCAGACTGACGGCTCGGGAAAGGGGCACAGGCTGCAGTTTAGTCCCTCGGGAAACGGCTTGTTTTCTGTTTCTCTGATTACAGATTTTCCTCCCCTTGATGACTTTTGGGCGGACCAGTATCGCCTTCATCTCCCTCGACCTATCGACGGGCCCGAGCTGGTGCGACACGAGAGTGTCAGTCTCGTCGATGGCGTCTTCCTCTTTTTGCGAGGTCAGCTAGTGGAAGCCTTTTGTGGAGGACGAGCACTGAGCTTCCGCCTCCCAATACCTGCATCTTGGACGGAGAATTGCCAAAAGGACGTCCGCCGGTTCGGATGGTTTGTGGAGGATGGCATGGTTGACATTGTCGACATGTGTATGCGACACTCCATGGGACTCAAAGACCTATCAGTCGAGTCGGACAACGGTCTCGAGGACGCCGAGTAA
- a CDS encoding MFS domain-containing protein, with the protein MFKIQHPYVWLFCGFAAIGACLYGYDGVYFNGTSTLDVFIRHFGHRNADGDYEISPASLAIMTSMINVGELVGSLAAAPLNDLFGRKGAFGSGTLAIIIGVVMQLSTTSSKALMTAGRAVLGFGVGNFSATSPLYMGEIAPESLRSPLLMCWQLTLSISQIIAAAINRGVVDNQTTFAYRFPIGFQLIFPLVIVLGIAWVPESPRWLLRRGRSDDADRSLRLLHREDKAYNPMPVMRSIQEDLERERASEAEGAWIQLLTDPIERRKVVYSAGALVAQQINGIQWFYYFGTVFSKAIGLKDPFLMTLIVFIIQVFVVLAAVLLANKLPRRPLLMITTGIMTVSIFVVGCLGIPGGNPSETIGKVIISFVIIEIVAFNFAWGPLGWTIASEMAVGRNRNKIYAVAVAAFWVTVWVTVFTLPYLYYSANLGPKTGFVYTGLCFVTWAYVYFCVGEVTGRSIEEINGFFRDGIPARHWKRQPHKGEAAHEVRGSNGTSIVEVEGDSKASSA; encoded by the exons ATGTTCAAGATACAGCACCCGTACGTCTGGCTTTTCTGCGGCTTTGCAGCCATCGGAGCATGCCTTTATGGATATGATGGCGTCTACTTCAACGGTACAAGTACGCTTG ATGTCTTCATCCGCCACTTTGGCCACCGCAATGCCGACGGCGATTACGAAATCTCCCCTGCCAGCTTAGCTATCATGACGTCCATGATCAACGTCGGCGAACTAGTCGGCTCGCTCGCTGCCGCACCGCTGAACGACTTGTTCGGCCGAAAGGGGGCCTTTGGATCGGGCACCTTGGCCATTATCATCGGCGTTGTCATGCAGCTCTCCACCACATCTAGCAAGGCCCTCATGACTGCCGGAAGAGCTGTCCTAGGCTTTGGAGTGGGTAACTTCTCGGCCACGTCGCCGCTATACATGGGC GAAATCGCACCAGAATCCCTCCGCAGCCCACTGCTCATGTGCTGGCAACTCACCCTATCCATCTCGCAGATCATAGCCGCGGCCATAAACCGCGGCGTAGTCGACAACCAGACCACCTTTGCCTACCGCTTCCCAATCGGCTTCCAGCTCATCTTCCCGCTCGTAATCGTCCTCGGAATAGCATGGGTCCCCGAGTCCCCGCGCTGGCTGCTCCGCCGCGGCCGTTCCGATGACGCCGACAGGTCGCTGCGCCTTCTTCATCGCGAGGACAAGGCTTACAACCCGATGCCAGTGATGCGTTCCATACAGGAAGATCTTGAGAGGGAACGTGCGAGCGAGGCCGAGGGAGCATGGATACAGCTCCTTACGGATCCTATAGAGAGACGAAAGGTGGTGTATAGTGCGGGAGCGTTGGTTGCGCAGCAAATCAACGGCATCCAATGGTTCTACTACTTTGGCACTGTCTTTTCCAAAGCCATTGGGCTAAAGGATCCCTTCCTCATGACTCTGATTGTCTTTATCATTCAGGTTTTTGTTGTCTTGGCAGCTGTGTTGCTGGCTAACAAGCTTCCTCGACGGCCACTGTTGATGATTACAACGGGCATCATGACTGTTTCCATCTTTGTCGTTGGCTGCCTAGGTATCCCTGGTGGAAACCCTAGCGAAACTATCGGTAAGGTCATTATCAGTTTTGTTATTATTGAGATTGTAGCCTTTAACTTTGCCTGGGGACCCCTTGGCTGGACTATT GCATCTGAAATGGCCGTCGGCCGGAACCGCAACAAGATCTACGCCGTAGCCGTTGCTGCCTTTTGGGTGACCGTCTGGGTGACCGTCTTCACGCTCCCGTATCTCTACTACTCGGCGAACCTCGGACCTAAGACGGGCTTCGTGTACACAGGACTATGTTTCGTTACTTGGGCCTACGTCTACTTCTGTGTTGGGGAAGTGACGGGTCGCAGTATCGAGGAGATCAATGGCTTCTTCCGTGATGGCATCCCTGCGAGGCACTGGAAGCGACAGCCGCACAAGGGAGAGGCGGCGCACGAGGTAAGGGGGAGCAATGGGACGAGCAtagtggaggtggagggagATTCCAAGGCGTCGAGCGCATAA
- a CDS encoding MFS domain-containing protein, with product MGGFRAVEDRPTPKEVYNWRLYTEAAVIATGSLLFGYDSAFVGTTIARESFKRDFKISPEHSADISSNITATFQAGAFFGAIICFLVTEKVGRKWALQSNVVVFLIGAILMTAATHQLSFIYAGRALTGIACGAITATVPSYIAELSIVSIRGILTGLFEVAYQIGSLVGFWINYGINQNMDPTSATSWRVPMAVQIIPAGILLVGGFFLHESPLWLMRKNREEEATQALESLRKLSRDHKYLQEDLDMIRSRLADEAVIASKYGSGPWAFFRGALFELSRKGMWNRVLLVFCSFALQNMSGAAAINYYSPTLFGSLGISDVALYTGIYGLVKAVASIIFYGALIDMWGRRNPTIISSAMCSTCLWIVGAYVKIGHPASIIAEGKELSPSTAAGGKAATAMIMIYSVFWSFGLNGIPWIVSAEIFPGALRNLTGTWAACIQWVTQFAITKALPYIFKSFGYGTWFFFACWMIIAAIWAFFFLPETKGKTLEEMDVMFGYVHDRAPSEHDDFVKTASKGSAIEHSEERV from the exons ATGGGTGGCTTTCGCGCTGTGGAGGATCGGCCTACGCCGAAGGAGGTGTATAACTGGCGTCTCTACACCGAAGCCGCTGTCATCGCTACTGGATCACTGCT GTTCGGCTATGACTCTGCTTTTGTTGGCACCACTATTGCTCGTGAGAGCTTCAAGCGCGACTTTAAGATCAGCCCCGAGCACTCGGCGGATATTTCTAGCAACATTACCGCTACCTTTCAGGCTGGTGCTTTCTTTGGTGCCATTATTTGCTTCCTGG TCACTGAAAAGGTCGGTCGCAAGTGGGCGTTGCAGTCCAATgttgtcgtcttcctcatcggCGCCATCCTCATGACGGCTGCCACTCATCAGCTCTCTTTCATCT ATGCTGGCCGTGCTCTTACCGGAATCGCCTGTGGTGCCATCACCGCCACCGTCCCGAGTTACATCGCCGAGCTCTCTATCGTCTCAATCCGCGGTATCCTGACGGGTCTCTTCGAAGTCGCATACCAGATTGGTTCTCTCGTCGGTTTCTGGATCAACTATGGTATCAACCAGAATATGGACCCTACCAGCGCTACCAGCTGGCGTGTCCCAATGGCTGTGCAGATCATTCCCGCGGGTATTCTCTTGGTTGGCGGTTTCTTCCTCCATGAGAGTCCGTTGTGGTTGATGCGCAAGAAtcgtgaggaggaggctactCAGGCGCTCGAGAGTCTGCGAAAGCTTTCGCGGGATCACAAGT ATCTGCAGGAGGATCTCGACATGATCCGAAGCCGTCTGGCTGATGAAGCCGTCATCGCTAGCAAGTATGGCTCGGGTCCTTGGGCCTTCTTCCGCGGTGCTCTCTTTGAGCTGTCTCGCAAGGGCATGTGGAACCGTgttctcctcgtcttctGCTCCTTTGCTCTGCAGAACATGTCTGGTGCTGCCG CCATCAACTACTACTCTCCCACCCTCTTTGGTTCCCTCGGAATCAGCGATGTGGCTCTCTATACCGGCATCTACGGCCTCGTCAAGG CTGTtgcttccatcatcttctacGGTGCCCTCATCGACATGTGGGGACGACGCAATCCCACAATCATCTCGTCCGCCATGTGCTCTACCTGCCTGTGGATCGTGGGTGCGTACGTCAAGATTGGCCATCCCGCCAGCATCATTGCCGAAGGAAAGGAGCTTTCTCCCTCTACGGCTGCTGGTGGCAAGGCCGCTACGGCCATGATTATGATTTACTCTGTCTT CTGGTCCTTTGGTCTCAACGGTATCCCCTGGATCGTCTCTGCCGAGATCTTCCCCGGTGCCCTGCGAAACTTGACCGGAACCTGGGCTGCCTGCATCCAATG GGTCACCCAATTCGCCATCACAAAGGCCCTCCCCTACATCTTCAAGTCCTTCGGCTACGGAACCTGGTTCTTCTTTGCCTGCTGGATGATCATCGCCGCCAtctgggccttcttcttcctccccgagaccaagggcAAGACCCTCGAGGAGATGGATGTCATGTTTGGCTACGTTCACGATCGGGCGCCTAGCGAGCACGACGATTTCGTCAAGACGGCCTCAAAGGGATCTGCGATTGAGCACTCTGAGGAGAGAGTCtaa
- a CDS encoding Zn(2)-C6 fungal-type domain-containing protein, with amino-acid sequence MDSNGSRPLIPRIPSGMTPQDYAASPPRPRRHLRSREGCLTCKRRKVKCDEQRPRCSHCERLNFECKWRPQQRSTAQRRQANNDVGNQQPEQNLSPATDASPGTSVFQPAHAVDEVFDYASFMWDSGDFWQQVSPDMNPNPGLEAHMLAAHSQITFPDRTAFGNPFPGSSVTQSNDSPEKAPLPQGTGSDKLMDFFASSVNPPIIAEVETQKKWVSMRQAVVEMAKVSPMVRHAILAFSNLLLSRKDGTWNTNDQSHYEHAVAEVASRDGTLMTEHSAAREYLLAALFFLGYIDILESRLDAAHSNLKRAYILFQGSNKSTLTSNEKQLLLWIRLLDGRAVSAGGDGLFLTKDDEILLVEASPASLDGDPDDVSRPDGADDIEDVLFQVLYQPGVVFYQKVQSFMGRISKIDPWHRSRGTVEDEIEVMNIGAVIAADLRTLYEQRPPLMDYAVAGKLTEPHVSKHLAFVITRAFRTYLANFHASKVHLHRVAYKTLPLTKEASEALDQIRKLARQIVEDLEPEDILPVNMLWPLLMLGVEEQDPNEKVWIKTQILKMEKVATNARITAQVLEEVQARQEAGKVRMDIRAVMHAVFNSCFAIV; translated from the exons ATGGACTCGAATGGGTCAAGGCCGCTGATCCCCCGGATTCCAAGCGGAATGACCCCTCAGGATTATGCCGCGTCGCCTCCGCGGCCGAGGAGGCATCTCCGCTCGCGCGAGGGATGCTTGACGTGCAA GAGGAGAAAGGTCAAGTGTGATGAGCAGAGGCCGCGGTGCTCTCATTGCGAGAGACTCAACTTTGAGTGCAAGTGGCGACCTCAACAGCGATCTACCGCTCAAAGGAGGCAAGCAAACAACGATGTGGGCAACCAGCAACCTGAGCAGAACCTCTCCCCTGCGACAGATGCATCGCCAGGAACCTCAGTATTCCAGCCTGCGCATGCTGTGGATGAGGTGTTTGACTATGCGAGCTTCATGTGGGACTCGGGCGACTTCTGGCAGCAAGTGTCTCCGGATATGAATCCAAATCCAGGGCTCGAGGCGCATATGCTG GCTGCACATTCACAAATCACCTTTCCGGACAGGACAGCGTTTGGAAACCCCTTTCCGGGGTCATCAGTTACACAAAGCAACGACAGCCCAGAGAAAGCACCCTTGCCTCAAGGAACTGGGAGCGACAAGCTGATGGACTTTTTCGCCAGCTCAGTCAATCCCCCTATCATTGCAGAAGTTGAGACACAGAAGAAGTGGGTTTCGATGCGGCAGGCCGTCGTTGAAATGGCCAAGGTCTCCCCAATGGTTCGACACGCGATACTTGCTTTTTCGAACCTACTTCTCTCTCGGAAGGATGGGACGTGGAACACAAACGACCAAAGTCACTATGAGCATGCTGTAGCAGAGGTTGCTAGTCGTGATGGCACCCTCATGACAGAGCACAGCGCTGCCCGCGAATACCTTCTTGCAGCTCTATTCTTCCTCGGTTATATCGATATTCTTGAAAGTCGACTCGACGCGGCGCACTCCAACCTCAAGCGAGCATATATCTTGTTTCAAGGAAGCAACAAGAGCACCTTGACATCGAACGAAAAGCAGTTGCTCCTATGGATTCGACTTCTGGACGGGCGAGCGGTATCGGCGGGCGGTGACGGTCTGTTCTTGACAAAGGACGATGAGATTTTGCTTGTGGAAGCGTCACCTGCAAGCCTCGACGGGGACCCCGACGACGTTTCCAGGCCTGATGGCGCCGATGACATTGAAGATGTTCTTTTCCAAGTCCTGTACCAACCTGGTGTTGTCTTTTACCAAAAGGTGCAGAGCTTCATGGGGAGAATCTCAAAGATTGATCCTTGGCATCGTTCGAGGGGTActgtcgaggatgagataGAGGTCATGAACATCGGGGCCGTGATTGCGGCTGACCTGCGGACCCTGTACGAGCAGCGTCCTCCGCTGATGGACTATGCAGTTGCAGGGAAGCTGACGGAGCCGCACGTCTCGAAACACTTGGCTTTTGTAATCACGAGGGCTTTTCGCACATATCTCGCCAACTTTCACGCCAGCAAGGTCCACTTACACCGCGTCGCTTACAAGACCCTCCCCCTGACAAAGGAGGCGTCCGAGGCGCTGGATCAGATTCGGAAGTTGGCTCGTCAGATCGTCGAGGACCTGGAACCCGAGGATATCCTCCCGGTCAACATGCTCTGGCCTCTGCTGATGCTAGGCGTCGAGGAGCAGGATCCAAACGAAAAGGTGTGGATCAAGACGCAGATTCTCAAGATGGAAAAGGTGGCTACCAACGCTCGCATCACGGCCCAGGTTCTCGAAGAGGTTCAGGCCCGGCAGGAAGCGGGCAAGGTGCGAATGGATATCCGAGCCGTCATGCATGCAGTCTTCAACTCGTGCTTTGCCATCGTCTGA
- a CDS encoding Sugar phosphate phosphatase, giving the protein MEYDTKTPVSVTSDPKSFASDSVRKRWPVILTQSIDDVYRAVTKATDPEAIAEGKKIIEQLAGLKYEVEHDRKLTPIPDDGFTDEITAYNKEVEALGPDAHWYDVPWLFSECYMYRRMSTFFRLTKHWKNYDMFARQKMDTFRSSRPAVLELASKYRQFVEQLRADKDSTHDANAERLLFTEMFEICLWGNATDLSLLTNLTYEDIQKLQGAEARKAAEKNILVNDLPKAYEILKKAQAEGKKERRVDFVLDNAGFELYVDLILAGYLLSSGLATQIVLRPKSIPWFVSDVLPSDFSGLLNAIANPRALYETASEDEELQGKTPEPLSDEAEGDLKFLFQEWATFHSEGQLILRPNRYWTAGGSFWRLPHENPELHEELKPAELIIFKGDLNYRKLTGDAWWPATTPFTEALGPMGPSSGLNVLSLRTCKADVVVGLPEGKDEELRSLEGGGGDTGARRWAWHGKWAVVCLSQGH; this is encoded by the exons ATGGAGTACGATACCAAGACCC CGGTGTCTGTCACCAGCGATCCCAAGTCATTTGCTAGCGACTCGGTCCGAAAGAGATGGCCAGTCATTCTG ACCCAATCCATTGACGACGTTTACCGAGCTGTCACCAAGGCCACCGACCCCGAGGCCATCGCAgagggcaagaagatcatTGAGCAGTTGGCTGGTCTCAAGTACGAGGTCGAGCACGACCGAAAGCTCAC TCCCATCCccgacgatggcttcacagACGAGATTACAGCATACAacaaggaggttgaggcgCTAGGCCCTGATGCCCACTGGTACGATGTGCCTTGGCTCTTCTCCGAGTGCTACATGTATAG ACGCATGAGCACCTTCTTCCGCCTGACCAAGCACTGGAAAAACTACGACATGTTTGCCCGCCAGAAGATGGACACGTTCCGATCGTCGCGGCCGGCCgtcctcgagctcgccaGCAAGTACAGGCAGTTTGTCGAGCAGCTCCGCGCCGACAAGGACTCGACCCACGACGCTAACGCCGAGAGGCTCCTCTTCACCGAAATGTTTGAGATTTGCCTCTGGGGCAACGCCACCGATCTGTCCCTGCTCACCAACCTGACCTACGAGGATATTCAGAAGCTGCAGGGTGCCGAGGCTCGTAAGGCGGCTGAGAAGAACATTCTGGTTAACGACCTTCCCAAGGCGTATGAGATTCTGAAGAAGGCTCAGGCtgagggcaagaaggagcGCCGTGTTGACTTTGTCCTTGACAATGCTGGCTTTGAGCTGTACGTCGACCTTATCTTGGCCGGCTACCTGCTCTCTTCAGGTCTTGCTACTCAGATTGTCCTTCGACCCAAGTCCATCCCCTGGTTCGTTTCGGATGTTCTGCCCAGCGATTTCAGCGGCCtcctcaacgccatcgccaaccctCGTGCCCTGTACGAGACTGCttctgaggatgaggagcttcAGGGCAAGACCCCTGAGCCTCTGTCTGATGAGGCCGAGGGAGACCTCAAGTTTCTTTTCCAGGAGTGGGCCACATTCCACTCCGAGGGTCAGCTCATTCTCCGTCCCAACCGATACTGGACTGCCGGTGGTAGCTTCTGGCGACTGCCTCATGAGAACCCCGAGCTGcacgaggagctcaagcctGCTGAACTTATCATCTTTAAGGGTGACCTGAACTACCGAAAGCTGACCGGTGAT GCCTGGTGGCCGGCCACCACACCCTTCACCGAGGCTCTCGGCCCCATGGGACCCTCCTCAGGCCTCAACGTACTCTCCCTGCGAACCTGCAAGGctgatgtcgtcgtcggtctCCCTGAGGGTAAGGACGAGGAGCTTAGGAGcctcgagggcggcggcggcgacacTGGTGCTCGACGATGGGCGTGGCACGGAAAGTGGGCGGTCGTGTGCCTGTCCCAGGGTCATTAA
- a CDS encoding ATP-dependent Clp protease proteolytic subunit — MLLRPRTLRVLRGVSQQHVRTFGFSSSSAPPSAPPMANIPMPYIEESSAAGRKTWDIFSKLLQERIICLNGEINDYMSASIVSQLLWLESDTPDKPITMYINSPGGSVTSGMAIYDTMSYIKSPVSTVCVGGAASMAAILLAGGEAGKRFSLPHSSIMIHQPLGGTRGQASDILIYANQIQKIREQSNQIMQYHLNKAKGHDKYTIEEINDLMERDKYLSPDEALELGVIDEILTKRPDSEQEKKDGQSEAPKTS; from the exons ATGCTTCTACGACCGAGGACGTTGCGCGTGCTTCGTGGCGTGTCGCAGCAGCATGTGAGGACATTTGgcttctccagctcctctGCGCCGCCATCGGCCCCTCCAATGGCCAACATTCCCATGCCCTACATTGAGGAATCATCG GCTGCTGGCAGAAAGACTT GGGACATCTTTTCCAAGCTCCTACAG GAACGCATCATCTGTCTCAATGGCGAAATCAACGATTACATGTCCGCTTCCATAGTCTCCCAGCTACTATGGCTCGAGTCCGATACCCCCGATAAGCCCATCACGATGTACATAAACTCTCCCGGCGGCTCGGTCACGTCAG GAATGGCGATTTACGATACTATGTCATATATCAAATCCCCCGTGTCGACGGTCTGTGTCGGTGGTGCCGCGTCCATGGCCGCGATTCTCTTGGCGGGAGGTGAAGCTGGCAAGCGATTCTCGCTACCGCATAGCTCCATCATGATCCACCAGCCATTGGGAGGAACCCGGGGACAAGCTTCAGATATCCTGATTTATGCGAACCAGATCCAAAAGATACGAGAGCAGTCGAATCAGATCATGCAATACCAcctcaacaaggccaagggccacGACAAGTACACGATCGAGGAGATCAACGACTTAATGGAGCGAGACAAGTACCTGTCGCCAGATGAGGCCTTGGAGCTGGGTGTTATTGATGAGATTCTGACGAAGCGACCCGACtcggagcaggagaagaaagaCGGACAATCGGAAGCTCCCAAGACCAGCTAG